The following are encoded together in the Choloepus didactylus isolate mChoDid1 chromosome 7, mChoDid1.pri, whole genome shotgun sequence genome:
- the FUCA2 gene encoding plasma alpha-L-fucosidase — protein sequence MRRPALLLLPLLLLPAPAPGRGAAPFQPTWESLDARELPAWFDQAKIGVFVHWGVFSVPSFGSEWFWWYWQKQQIPKFVEFMKNNYPPGFRYEDFGPLFTAKFFDANWWADVFQASGAKYVVLTSKHHEGFPLWGSQYSWNWNAADEGPKRDVVKELEGAIRNRTDLRFGLYYSLFEWFNPLFLEDQASSFQKRLFPVSKTLPELHELVTAYRPEVLWADGDGGAPDSYWNSTGFLAWLYNESPVRDTVVTNDRWGDGSICKHGGYYTCSDRYNPGHLLPHKWENCMTIDRFSWGYRRNAGIQEYLTIEELVKQLVETVSCGGNLLINVGPTKDGIISAIFEERLRQMGTWLKVNGEAIYGTQPWRAQNDTVTPDVWYTAKPKEGLVYALFLRWPVSGQLSLSQPRTTLGTTEVTLLGHGQPLRWLSVGGAGLQVELPRLTANQLPCRWGWALALRHVL from the exons ATGCGACGGCCCGCGCTcctgctgctgccgctgctgctgctgccggcCCCCGCCCCGGGCCGCGGCGCCGCGCCCTTCCAGCCCACCTGGGAGTCCCTGGACGCGCGCGAGCTGCCCGCCTGGTTCGACCAGGCCAAGATCGGCGTCTTCGTGCACTGGGGCGTCTTCTCCGTGCCCAGCTTCGGCAGCGAGTGGTTCTG GTGGTACTGGCAAAAGCAACAGATACCGAAGTTTGTGgagtttatgaaaaataattaccCTCCTGGATTCAGATATGAAGATTTTGGACCACTATTCACAGCAAAATTTTTTGACGCAAACTGGTGGGCAGATGTTTTTCAGGCCTCTGGTGCCAAATATGTTGTCTTAACTTCCAAACATCACGAAG GATTCCCCTTGTGGGGTTCACAGTACTCGTGGAACTGGAATGCTGCCGACGAGGGCCCCAAGAGGGACGTCGTCAAGGAGCTGGAGGGAGCCATTCGCAACAGAACCGACTTGCGTTTCGGGCTGTACTACTCCCTTTTTGAGTGGTTTAATCCCCTCTTCCTTGAGGATCAAGCCAGTTCGTTTCAGAAGCGACTGTTCCCAGTTTCTAAGACGTTGCCTGAGCTCCATGAGTTGGTGACTGCCTACCGGCCCGAGGTGCTGTGGGCAGACGGCGACGGAGGGGCCCCTGACAGCTACTGGAACAGCACCGGCTTCCTAGCCTGGCTGTACAACGAGAG CCCCGTTCGGGACACGGTGGTCACCAACGACCGCTGGGGAGACGGCAGCATCTGCAAGCACGGCGGCTACTACACCTGCAGTGACCGCTACAACCCGGGGCACCTGCTGCCTCATAAATGGGAAAACTGCATGACGATAGACAGGTTCTCCTGGGGCTACAGGAGGAACGCGGGGATCCAGGAGTACCTGACGATCGAAGAGCTGGTGAAG CAACTTGTAGAAACAGTTTCCTGTGGAGGAAATCTTTTGATAAATGTTGGGCCCACGAAAGATGGCATAATTTCTGCAATTTTTGAGGAGCGGTTAAGGCAAATGGGGACCTGGCTAAAAGTCAATGGAGAAGCCATTTACGGAACGCAGCCTTGGAGGGCCCAGAACGACACTGTCACCCCGGATGTGTG GTACACGGCCAAGCCCAAGGAAGGGCTCGTCTACGCGCTTTTCCTGCGATGGCCGGTGTCAGGGCAGCTGTCCCTCAGCCAGCCCCGGACAACGCTGGGGACGACGGAG GTGACACTGCTGGGACACGGGCAGCCCCTCCGCTGGCTCTCCGTGGGGGGCGCCGGCCTGCAGGTGGAGCTGCCGCGGCTGACGGCCAACCAGCTGCCCTGCCGGTGGGGCTGGGCGCTCGCCCTCCGCCACGTGCTCTAA